The Daucus carota subsp. sativus chromosome 2, DH1 v3.0, whole genome shotgun sequence genome includes a window with the following:
- the LOC108207922 gene encoding pleiotropic drug resistance protein 1-like: MASGSTAKWRDHQGLDVFSKSTRDVEDDEEALKWASLAKLPTFDRLRKGLLLGSQGAGFDEVDIDHLGLQQRKNLLERLVKVAEEDNENFLLKLRHRIDRVGLQLPTIEVRFENLHVEAEAFVGSRALPSFTNFNLEILEGLLSIFHIFPNKKKLTILEDVSGILKPSRMTLLLGPPSSGKTTLMLALAGKLDPSLKTSGSVTYNGHSMQEFVPQRSAAYIGQNDLHIGEMTVRETLDFSGRCQGVGSRYEMLAELARREKDANIKPDLDVDIFLKAASTAGQEASVVTDYVLKILGLDECADTMVGDQMIRGISGGQKKRVTTGEILVGPARALFMDEISTGLDSSTTFQIVKVLQHTVHILQGTALISLLQPAPETFELFDDIILLSDGYIVYQGSREHVIDFFESMGFKCPKRKGVADFLQEVTSKKDQKQYWLHRDQPYRFITSMEFAEAFQSFHVGKQVGNDLATSFDKSKSHPAALTTDKYGVSKSELFKAVTAREILLMKRNSFVYLFKLFQLTVMAMILMTLFLRTELNHNTPTEGGLYMGALFFAVVMIVINGMADLAMTIAKLPVFYKQRDLLFFPAWSYALPTWILKIPVSFWEVGVWVTLTYYVIGFDPNVGRLAKHYLILLLAHQMASALFRMIGALTRTLILANTFGGIAMLLLFSLGGFVMARGDVKDYWVWGYYSSPVMYCMNAIAVNEFLGHQWSKLTSYGGETIGVAVLKSRGFFPYSYWYWIGAAVLVGFKFVFNFGYTLALTFLNPLGRPQAVVTEESDAAGQAAELAENNQNKKKGMVLPFEPHYITFDDIKYSVDMPQEMKERGVAENKLLLLKGVSGSFRPGVLTALMGVSGAGKTTLMDVLAGRKTGGYIEGNITVSGYPKKQETFTRIAGYCEQIDIHSPHVTVYESLIYSAWLRLPSEVDTDKRKMFVNEVLELVELDILKQALVGLPGVDGLSTEQRKRLTIAVELVSNPSIIFMDEPTTGLDARAAAIVMRTVRNTVDTGRTVVCTIHQPSIDIFEAFDELFLMKRGGQELYAGPVGLHSCELIKYFEAIPGINKIKDGYNPATWMLEVTASSQELLLGVDFTALYQNSDLYKRNKALIRDLSTPSPGSSDISFPSRYSQSFMVQCLACLWKQRCSYWRNTSYTALRFLTAVAIALLFGSMFWDLGCKMDTQQDLFNAMGSMYTACLFLGVQNAASVQPVVAVERTVFYRETAAGMYSALPYALAQVLVELPYIFFQGGVYGLIVFVMIGFEWTVVKLFWYLFFMFFTFLYFTLYGMMTVALTPNAEIAAITATAFYGIWSLFSGFYIPRPSTPKWWRWYVWLNPVAYTLYGLVASQFGDIEDKSLTTTNQTVREFIEDYFGFYHDKVWAVGVAVVGFSFLFAFTFAFSIKALNFQKR; encoded by the exons ATGGCAAGCGGTAGTACTGCAAAATGGAGAGATCATCAGGGTCTAgatgttttttcaaaatcaacaagagatgttgaagatgatgaagaggcTTTAAAATGGGCTTCTCTCGCAAAGCTTCCTACTTTTGATAGGTTAAGAAAAGGCTTGCTTCTTGGATCACAAGGTGCTGGCTTTGATGAAGTTGATATTGATCATCTTGGACTGCAGCAGAGAAAGAATTTACTGGAGAGGCTAGTAAAGGTGGCTGAGGAAGACAACGAGAACTTCTTGTTGAAGCTCCGACATCGAATTGACAG AGTGGGACTGCAGTTGCCTACAATTGAAGTTAGATTTGAGAATCTGCATGTCGAAGCAGAAGCTTTTGTAGGGAGCAGAGCTTTGCCTTCTtttaccaacttcaatcttgaGATATTGGAG GGGCTGTTAAGTATTTTCCATATATTCCCAAACAAGAAGAAGTTAACTATCTTAGAAGATGTTAGCGGAATCCTTAAGCCTAGCAG GATGACATTACTTTTGGGTCCTCCCAGTTCAGGGAAGACCACACTGATGCTTGCATTGGCTGGGAAGCTAGATCCGTCCCTTAAG ACCTCTGGAAGCGTGACTTACAATGGCCACAGCATGCAAGAGTTCGTTCCTCAAAGATCGGCTGCCTATATCGGCCAAAACGATCTCCATATAGGAGAAATGACCGTGAGAGAAACCTTGGATTTCTCTGGAAGATGCCAGGGGGTAGGATCACGCTATG AAATGTTGGCAGAGCTGGCAAGAAGAGAGAAAGACGCAAATATTAAACCTGATCTTGATGTTGACATCTTTTTGAAG GCAGCTTCAACAGCAGGTCAAGAGGCTAGTGTGGTCACAGATTATGTCTTAAAG ATTTTGGGACTTGATGAGTGTGCAGACACTATGGTAGGAGACCAGATGATCCGGGGTATATCTGGAGGACAGAAGAAACGTGTTACAACAG GTGAGATATTGGTAGGACCTGCGAGGGCACTTTTTATGGATGAGATATCTACTGGTTTGGACAGTTCGACAACTTTTCAAATTGTAAAAGTGCTGCAGCATACTGTGCACATTCTGCAAGGAACTGCTCTTATATCTCTCCTGCAGCCTGCTCCGGAAACTTTTGAGCtgtttgatgacattattcTCTTATCTGATGGCTACATAGTGTATCAGGGTTCCCGTGAACACGTGATTGACTTTTTTGAATCTATGGGTTTTAAATGCCCAAAAAGGAAAGGTGTCGCAGATTTCTTGCAAGAA GTGACATCAAAGAAAGATCAGAAACAGTACTGGCTACACAGAGATCAACCTTACAGATTCATTACATCCATGGAATTTGCTGAGGCTTTCCAGTCATTCCATGTCGGAAAACAAGTTGGCAATGATCTTGCAACCTCATTTGATAAAAGCAAAAGCCATCCAGCTGCTTTAACCACTGATAAGTATGGTGTTAGCAAGTCTGAACTATTTAAAGCCGTGACTGCAAGAGAAATTTTGCTTATGAAGAGAAACTCTTTTGTATACTTATTCAAGCTGTTTCAA CTTACTGTTATGGCAATGATACTGATGACACTGTTTTTAAGAACTGAGTTGAACCATAATACACCTACTGAAGGTGGGTTGTACATGGGTGCTTTGTTTTTTGCTGTTGTTATGATCGTGATTAATGGAATGGCAGATCTTGCCATGACAATAGCAAAGCTTCCTGTTTTCTACAAGCAAAGAGACCTCCTTTTTTTCCCTGCATGGTCATACGCTCTTCCAACATGGATTCTCAAAATACCCGTGTCATTTTGGGAAGTCGGCGTGTGGGTAACCCTAACTTATTATGTAATTGGATTTGATCCAAATGTTGGAAG ATTGGCTAAACATTACCTGATACTCTTACTAGCACACCAAATGGCTTCTGCACTCTTCCGGATGATTGGGGCACTGACAAGGACTCTGATACTTGCAAACACATTTGGTGGAATTGCAATGCTTTTACTATTTTCGTTAGGCGGCTTTGTGATGGCACGAG GGGATGTGAAGGACTACTGGGTATGGGGTTACTATAGCTCCCCGGTGATGTATTGTATGAATGCCATTGCGGTGAATGAATTTCTTGGTCACCAGTGGAGCAAA TTAACTTCATATGGGGGTGAGACCATAGGGGTTGCAGTTTTGAAATCTCGAGGTTTCTTCCCCTATTCATACTGGTACTGGATAGGCGCTGCGGTACTTGTTGGATTCAAATTTGTATTTAACTTTGGGTACACATTGGCACTTACATTTCTTAACC CTCTGGGAAGGCCTCAAGCGGTTGTAACAGAAGAGAGTGATGCAGCTGGACAAGCTGCTGAGTTGGCTGAGAATAATCAGAACAAGAAGAAAGGAATGGTTCTTCCATTTGAACCACATTACATCacatttgatgatattaaatattctgTTGACATGCCACAG GAAATGAAAGAGCGTGGTGTTGCAGAAAATAAACTGTTGCTTCTGAAGGGTGTAAGTGGATCTTTTAGACCAGGTGTTCTAACTGCTCTAATGGGTGTCAGTGGTGCTGGAAAAACAACTTTGATGGATGTTCTGGCTGGCCGTAAAACTGGTGGATATATTGAGGGTAACATTACTGTTTCTGGTTATCCTAAGAAGCAGGAGACATTCACTCGAATAGCTGGGTACTGTGAGCAGATTGACATCCACTCGCCTCATGTCACTGTCTACGAGTCCTTGATCTACTCAGCCTGGCTGCGGTTGCCTTCAGAAGTTGATACAGACAAAAGAAAG ATGTTTGTCAACGAGGTCCTGGAACTTGTTGAACTAGACATCTTGAAGCAAGCGCTGGTAGGATTGCCAGGTGTGGATGGTCTTTCGACTGAGCAGCGCAAGAGGCTAACTATTGCAGTTGAACTGGTATCAAACCCCTCGATAATATTCATGGATGAGCCAACTACAGGGCTAGATGCAAGAGCTGCTGCAATCGTGATGAGAACAGTCAGGAACACTGTTGACACGGGAAGGACAGTTGTTTGCACTATCCATCAACCTAGCATTGACATATTTGAAGCTTTCGACGAG CTTTTCTTGATGAAGCGAGGAGGACAGGAGTTATATGCAGGGCCAGTGGGTCTCCATTCTTGCGAATTGATCAAATACTTTGAG GCGATCCCaggaataaataaaatcaaagatGGATATAATCCGGCAACCTGGATGCTAGAAGTTACTGCATCTTCTCAAGAATTACTTCTGGGGGTTGATTTCACTGCACTTTACCAAAATTCAGATCTGTACAA AAGAAACAAAGCCCTTATTAGAGATTTAAGCACACCAAGTCCTGGTTCTTCAGATATTAGCTTCCCGAGTCGGTACTCCCAATCTTTCATGGTCCAGTGTCTGGCTTGTCTATGGAAACAACGATGCTCGTATTGGCGAAACACATCGTATACTGCACTAAGATTTCTCACCGCGGTAGCTATAGCATTATTGTTTGGGTCCATGTTCTGGGACCTTGGTTGCAAAAT GGATACTCAGCAAGATCTGTTTAATGCAATGGGTTCGATGTATACGGCTTGCCTCTTCCTTGGGGTCCAAAATGCTGCTTCAGTGCAGCCAGTTGTGGCTGTAGAACGCACTGTGTTTTACAGAGAAACAGCTGCAGGAATGTATTCAGCTTTGCCATATGCCCTTGCACAG GTTTTAGTGGAACTCCCATATATCTTTTTTCAAGGTGGAGTATATGGTCTTATTGTTTTTGTGATGATCGGATTTGAATGGACAGTGGTgaaattattttggtatttgttCTTCATGTTCTTCACCTTTCTCTACTTTACTCTATACGGCATGATGACTGTGGCCTTAACTCCTAATGCCGAAATTGCTGCCATCACTGCTACTGCATTTTATGGGATATGGAGTCTCTTTTCAGGATTCTATATTCCTCGACCA AGCACGCCAAAATGGTGGAGATGGTATGTCTGGCTAAATCCAGTTGCTTACACCTTATACGGTCTGGTTGCCTCACAATTTGGAGACATCGAAGACAAGAGCCTTACAACCACAAACCAAACAGTCCGGGAATTCATTGAAGATTATTTCGGATTTTATCATGACAAGGTATGGGCTGTTGGAGTCGCGGTAGTTGGATTCTCATTTCTCTTCGCATTCACCTTTGCATTCTCCATAAAAGCCTTAAACTTCCAGAAACGCTAG
- the LOC108207924 gene encoding pleiotropic drug resistance protein 1-like, which yields MSIMMDGANIYNASHSIRSSRGGSTSLWRDQGIGVFSKSVRDEEDDEEALKWASIERLPTFDRLRKGLLLGSQGGGFEEVDIDALGMHQRKNLVERLVKVIDEDNEKLLSKLRDRIDRVGVQLPTIEVKFENLHVEAETFAGSRALPSFINFNLDILEGLLSIFHILPNKKKRLTILEDVSGVIKPCRMTLLLGPPSSGKTTLMLALAGKLDPTLKTSGSVTYNGHGMQDFVPQRSAAYISQYDVHIGEMTVRETLAFSGRCQGVGSSYEMLAELARREKDANIKPDPDVDIFMKAASTVGQEDSVVIDYVLKILGLEECADTMVGDQMIRGISGGQKKRVTTGEILVGPARALFMDEISTGLDSSTTFQIVKALQHTVHILQGTALISLLQPAPETFELFDDIILLCDGYIVYQGSREHVLDFFESIGFKCPERKGVADFLQEVTSKKDQKQYWLHRDQPYRFITSKELAEAFQSFHVGQQVTNDLATSFDKSKSHPAALTTDKYGINKTELLKALTAREILLMKRNSFIYVFKLFQLTVMALALMTLFLRTELNQNTTTEGGLYTGALFFGVVMIMFNGSADLAMTIVRLPVFYKQRDLLLFPTWTYTLLTWITKIPVTFVEVGLWVSLTYYVIGFDPNIGRLAKQYLIFVLINQMASALFRMVGALGRTMILAYTFGGFAMLVLFSLGGFVLARGDVADYWIWGYYISPMMYGMNAIAVNEFLGHQWSKLTSNGSETIGVAVLKSRGFFPYSYWYWIGTAALVGFILIFNFGYTMALIYLNPLGRPQAVIPEESDGAEQAAELIKNNQNRRKGMVLPFEPHSITFDDIKYSVDMPQEMKEQGVVENRLLLLKGVSGAFRPGVLTALMGVSGAGKTTLMDVLAGRKTSGHIEGNITVSGYPKKQETFARISGYCEQNDIHSPHVTVYESLLYSAWLRLPSEVDKDKRKMFVNEVLELVELDTLKEGLVGLPGVNGLSTEQRKRLTIAVELVSNPSIIFMDEPTSGLDARAAAIVMRTVRNTVDTGRTVVCTIHQPSIDIFEAFDELFLMKRGGQELYVGPVGHHSCELIKYFEAIPGINKIKDGYNPATWMLEVTASSQELILGVDFTALYQNSDLYKRNKALIRDLGTPRPGSSDISFLSQYSQSFVVQCVACLWKQRCSYWRNTSYTAVRFIFTVAIATLFGSLFWDLGTKLDSRQDLFNAMGSMYCAVLFLGSQNSNSVQPVVAVERTVFYRERAAGMYSALPYAFAQVLVEIPYIFFQTGVYGLIVYSMMGFEWTVLKFFWYLFFMFFTFLYFTFYGMMAVAITPSADIAAIVGAGVFNFWNLFSGFFLPRPLTPVWWRWYIWLCPVAYTLYGLLASQFGDIDDKTLSDTDQTVQNFIEDYFGFHHDKVWAVALAVVGFAVLFAFTFAFSIKAFNFQRR from the exons ATGAGTATAATGATGGACGGAGCAAATATATACAATGCAAGTCATAGTATAAGAAGTTCGAGGGGTGGTAGTACTTCGTTATGGAGAGATCAGGGTATCGGTGTTTTTTCTAAATCTGTgagagatgaagaagatgaCGAGGAGGCTTTGAAATGGGCTTCTATTGAAAGGCTGCCTACTTTTGATAGGTTGAGGAAAGGCTTACTTCTTGGATCACAAGGTGGTGGCTTTGAAGAAGTTGATATTGATGCTCTCGGAATGCATCAGAGAAAGAATTTAGTGGAGAGGCTTGTAAAGGTGATTGATGAAGATAACGAGAAGTTATTGTCCAAGCTCCGAGATCGAATCGAcag GGTCGGAGTGCAGTTGCCCACAATTGAAGTTAAATTTGAGAATCTGCATGTTGAAGCAGAAACTTTTGCGGGGAGCAGAGCTTTGCCATCTTTTATCAACTTCAATCTTGATATATTGGAG GGGCTGTTAAGCATTTTTCATATACTTCCAAATAAAAAGAAGAGATTAACCATCCTGGAAGATGTTAGTGGAGTCATCAAGCCTTGCAG GATGACATTACTTTTAGGTCCTCCCAGTTCAGGGAAGACCACACTCATGCTTGCTTTGGCCGGGAAGCTAGATCCGACCCTTAAG ACTTCTGGAAGCGTGACTTACAATGGTCATGGCATGCAAGATTTTGTTCCTCAAAGGTCAGCTGCCTATATAAGCCAATATGATGTCCACATAGGAGAAATGACTGTGAGAGAGACTTTGGCTTTCTCTGGAAGATGCCAGGGGGTCGGGTCAAGCTATG AAATGTTGGCAGAGCTCGCAAGAAGAGAGAAAGACGCAAATATTAAACCTGATCCTGATGTTGACATCTTCATGAAG GCAGCATCAACAGTAGGTCAAGAGGATAGTGTGGTCATAGATTATGTCCTGAAG ATTTTGGGACTTGAAGAGTGTGCAGACACTATGGTAGGAGACCAGATGATCCGGGGTATATCTGGAGGACAGAAGAAACGTGTTACAACAG GTGAGATATTGGTAGGACCTGCGAGGGCACTTTTTATGGATGAGATATCTACTGGTTTGGACAGTTCGACAACTTTTCAAATTGTAAAAGCGCTGCAGCATACTGTGCACATTCTGCAAGGAACTGCTCTTATATCTCTCCTGCAGCCTGCTCCGGAAACTTTTGAGCTATTTGATGACATTATTCTCTTATGTGATGGTTACATAGTGTATCAGGGTTCCCGTGAACATGTGCTTGACTTTTTTGAATCTATAGGTTTTAAATGCCCAGAAAGAAAAGGTGTTGCAGATTTCTTGCAAGAA GTGACGTCAAAGAAAGATCAGAAACAATACTGGCTCCATAGAGATCAACCTTACAGATTTATTACATCCAAAGAATTGGCTGAGGCTTTCCAGTCATTCCATGTCGGACAACAAGTTACAAATGATCTTGCAACCTCATTTGACAAAAGCAAAAGCCATCCAGCTGCTTTAACCACCGATAAGTATGGTATTAACAAGACTGAACTACTGAAAGCCTTGACTGCTAGAGAAATTTTGCTAATGAAGAGAAACTCATTTATTTACGTATTCAAGCTGTTTCAA CTTACTGTGATGGCATTGGCACTCATGACACTGTTCTTAAGAACTGAGTTAAACCAAAATACAACTACTGAAGGAGGGTTATACACGGGTGCTTTGTTTTTTGGTGTTGTTATGATCATGTTTAATGGAAGTGCAGATCTTGCCATGACAATAGTAAGGCTTCCTGTCTTTTACAAGCAAAGAGACCTTCTTCTTTTTCCTACATGGACATACACTCTTTTAACATGGATTACCAAGATACCGGTGACATTTGTGGAAGTTGGCTTGTGGGTATCCCTAACCTATTATGTGATTGGATTTGATCCGAATATTGGAAG ATTGGCTAAACAATACCTGATATTCGTACTAATTAATCAGATGGCTTCTGCACTATTCCGGATGGTGGGGGCACTTGGAAGGACGATGATTCTAGCATACACATTTGGTGGATTTGCAATGCTTGTACTATTTTCATTAGGTGGATTCGTCCTAGCTCGAG GGGATGTAGCGGACTATTGGATATGGGGTTACTACATCTCCCCAATGATGTATGGTATGAATGCCATTGCGGTGAATGAATTTCTTGGCCATCAATGGAGCAAA TTAACTTCAAATGGGAGTGAGACCATTGGGGTTGCAGTTTTGAAGTCTCGTGGTTTCTTCCCATATTCATACTGGTACTGGATAGGCACTGCGGCCCTTGTTGGATTCATTCTAATATTCAACTTTGGGTACACAATGGCACTTATATATCTTAACC CTCTGGGAAGGCCTCAAGCTGTTATACCAGAGGAAAGTGATGGAGCTGAACAAGCTGCCGAgttgattaaaaataatcagAACAGAAGGAAAGGAATGGTTCTTCCATTTGAACCACATTCTATTacatttgatgatattaaatattctgTTGACATGCCACAG GAAATGAAAGAGCAGGGTGTTGTCGAAAATAGACTATTGCTTCTGAAGGGTGTAAGTGGAGCTTTCAGGCCTGGTGTTCTGACTGCATTAATGGGTGTCAGTGGTGCTGGCAAAACAACTTTAATGGATGTTCTGGCTGGTCGTAAAACTAGTGGACATATTGAGGGTAACATTACTGTTTCGGGTTATCCAAAGAAGCAGGAGACATTTGCTCGAATATCTGGATACTGCGAGCAGAATGACATCCACTCGCCTCATGTTACTGTGTATGAGTCATTGCTCTACTCCGCCTGGCTGCGGTTGCCTTCAGAAGTTGACAAGGACAAAAGAAAG ATGTTTGTCAACGAGGTCCTGGAACTTGTTGAACTAGACACCTTGAAGGAAGGGCTGGTAGGGTTGCCAGGTGTAAATGGTCTTTCGACTGAGCAGCGCAAGAGGCTAACTATTGCAGTTGAACTGGTATCAAATCCCTCGATAATATTCATGGATGAGCCAACTTCAGGACTGGATGCCAGAGCTGCTGCAATCGTGATGAGAACAGTTAGGAATACTGTAGACACGGGGAGGACAGTTGTTTGCACTATCCATCAACCTAGCATCGACATATTTGAAGCTTTCGACGAG CTTTTCCTGATGAAGCGAGGAGGACAGGAGTTATATGTGGGTCCAGTGGGTCACCATTCTTGTGAATTGATCAAATACTTTGAG gCGATCCCAGGGataaataaaatcaaagatGGATATAATCCGGCAACCTGGATGCTAGAAGTTACTGCATCTTCTCAAGAACTAATTCTAGGGGTTGATTTTACTGCACTTTACCAAAACTCAGATCTGTACAA AAGAAACAAAGCCCTTATCAGAGATTTAGGTACACCTCGTCCTGGTTCTTCAGATATTAGCTTCCTGAGTCAGTACTCCCAATCTTTCGTGGTCCAGTGTGTGGCTTGTTTATGGAAACAACGTTGTTCATATTGGCGAAACACATCCTATACTGCAGTGAGATTTATCTTCACGGTAGCTATAGCAACTTTGTTTGGGTCGTTGTTCTGGGACCTTGGAACCAAATT GGATAGTCGGCAAGATCTGTTTAATGCAATGGGCTCGATGTATTGTGCTGTCCTCTTCCTTGGATCCCAAAATTCTAATTCAGTGCAGCCAGTTGTGGCTGTAGAACGTACAGTATTTTATAGAGAAAGAGCTGCAGGAATGTATTCTGCTTTGCCATATGCATTTGCGCAG GTTCTAGTGGAAATCCCGTATATCTTTTTCCAAACTGGAGTATACGGTCTTATTGTTTATTCCATGATGGGATTTGAATGGACAGTGTTGAAATTCTTTTGGTACTTGTTCTTCATGTTCTTCACCTTTCTCTACTTCACCTTCTATGGTATGATGGCTGTGGCCATAACTCCCAGTGCCGATATTGCTGCTATCGTTGGTGCTGGAGTTTTTAACTTCTGGAATCTCTTTTCAGGATTCTTCCTCCCTCGACCT CTTACGCCAGTATGGTGGAGATGGTATATTTGGCTATGTCCAGTTGCTTACACCTTATATGGTCTGCTTGCATCACAATTTGGTGACATTGACGACAAGACCCTCTCAGACACAGACCAAACTGTCCAGAACTTCATCGAAGATTATTTTGGGTTTCATCATGATAAAGTATGGGCCGTTGCACTCGCTGTAGTTGGATTCGCAGTTCTCTTTGCATTCACATTTGCCTTCTCCATAAAAGCATTCAACTTCCAGAGACGCTAG